The Humulus lupulus chromosome 3, drHumLupu1.1, whole genome shotgun sequence genome window below encodes:
- the LOC133821487 gene encoding uncharacterized protein LOC133821487, with product MSKLEELSTKMAHMQANFDSHSSFGSHSRVNTIEVEAPIDTAPEVEAPMDTTPDVDAPIDTTPEVEVLMDPTPGVEAPVDTSTLYETPTPSPSIHPEPLKKDVK from the exons ATGTCCAAGCTTGAAGAATTATCAACCAAGATGGCACATATGCAAGCTAACTTTGATAGTCATTCTAGCTTTGGCAGCCATTCTAGAGTCAATACAATAGAAGTTGAGGCCCCAATTGACACTGCTCCAGAAGTTGAGGCACCGATGGACACTACTCCAGATGTTGACGCACCAATTGACACTACTCCAGAAGTTGAGGTACTGATGGACCCTACTCCAGGAGTTGAGGCACCTGTTGACACTAGTACTTTGTATGAGACACCTACACCTTCACCTTCTATTCATCCTGAGCCACTAAAG AAAGATGTTAAGTGA